ACATAGAAAAATTATTGGACGTTTAGTTTTAAGTATTTTATAAAGGCGAATAGATAGGTCATCTCTTAATTTATACATACAATCCTGTTCTTTAGATTTTAATATAACTTTATTATTCATAATAAAAATTCCTCCTTTGTTAAAATTGTTTACCAAAGAAAGAACTTTTATTCAATAATATTACATAAAATTGAAATATTTACTAGGTCACAAAGAAATGATTTTATAAATACCAAAGATTAAAAAGCCTATACCTAATATGAGTATGCTGTATTTAATTACTATGGTTATTTTTTTTGATCTTGTTGGCTTTGCAAGTTTAAGACCTTTAAGGGCAAGTACATTTAAAAGTACAAACCAAGAAATCATTCCAAGTATCATAGAAATAATAGACAGGGTGCAAATAAGAATGCCTTTAGAGTGCCAGTTATTTATAACTGTTGTACTTAGAGCTATCCATAAAGCTGGTGTCATTGGGTTTAAAAAAGTTATTATGTAACCAGCAAAAAATGAATACGATTTTTTTGAAGCATCACAATAGTTTTTTTCTTTAGTGGAGTTAAGTCCAATTAAAATCATAGCAATACCTGAAATAATCCAAAAAAAAGATTCTGCATTTTTATTTAGTTTTAAAAGACTAAATAAACCACAATTGACTATAATTAAATAAGAGATATCGGCGCTAATAGCTCCTAAAGATACCAAAAATCCTTCCTTAAAACCTTTAGAAATACTTCTATTGATAGACTCTATAGCAGAAGGTCCAAGGGGGATAGAAATTAAAATTCCCATAATGTAACCATATAATATAGATTTTAAAATACAAAGTATGCTACACATTATAATCTCCTTTAAACTTTTGTTTTTATAAAAGTATTTATAACTATATACTTATGTCATTATTTAATTTATTATATTATTGTTTAATTTATTATATAATTGTATATAAAATATAATAAACTAAAAAAATGTAATTTACAAAAATAATTTAGTTTATGTTAGTGTTTTATTATAAAGGGTATAAGGGGTGATACTGTTGGTTAAAGAATTTTTCTTAGGGGATATTGTTGAAATGAAAAAACAACATCCATGTGGAAGTAAAGAATGGGAAGTAATAAGAGTAGGAGCAGACATAAAGATAAAATGTACTGGATGTGACAGAATTGTTATGTTACCTAGAAGTAAGTTTGAAAAAATGGTAAAGAAAATAGTAAAACAAAATAGGGCAGAAAATGTAGAATAAGAACAAATCAGCTTGAAATAAAAGGAAATAAAAATAATATCTTGATTTTTATAAGTTGTAATGATAAAATTAAAAAATGTGATCCCTGCTGTGTCACACGCACAGCCGTTAGTCCAAGGGGAGGAGGTGAAATCAATGAGAAATTACGAAACTTTATTTATATTAAACCCTTCTTTAGACGAAGAAGCTACTAAAGCTGCTATCGAAAAATTCAAGGGTGTAATAGAAAAAGAAGGCGGAGTAGTAGAAAACGTTGATGAATGGGGAAGAAGAAAGCTTGCTTATCCTATAAACAAAGTCAACGAAGGATACTATACTCTAATCAACTTTAAAGCTAATCCTGAATTACCTAGAGAATTAGAAAGAGTATTCAGAATTACTGACGGAGTTATGAGATTTATGGTAGTTAATCCTGAAAAATAGGTGGTGTAAAGATGAATAGAGTTGTTTTAGTTGGAAGATTGACAAAAGATCCAGAACTAAGATTTACACCAGGAGCTGGGAAAGCAGTTGCAACTTTTACTTTAGCTGTTAACAGAAGGTTTAAAAGCCAAGGCCAACCTGAAGCTGACTTTTTACCTATCGTAGTATGGGGAAAACAAGCTGAAAACACTGCCAACTATGTTGGTAAGGGTAGTCAAGTTGGAGTGAGTGGTTCAATACATACAAGAAGTTATGAAGCTAAAGATGGAACAAGAAGATATGTTACAGAGGTTGTAGCTGATGAGGTGCAATTCTTAGATTCAAGAAGTGCTGTCTCAAGAACAGAGCCAAGGTCTACAGGAATGAATGAAAATGATTCATCTAATGGTGGCGATATTTTCGATCAAGGTTATGATGAAGAAATTACTCCAATAGATGATGGAGATATACCATTCTAATAATTTACGTCAATAAGTTTAGGTTAAGGAGGGAAAAGATATGGCTTTAAATA
This Clostridium novyi NT DNA region includes the following protein-coding sequences:
- the rpsF gene encoding 30S ribosomal protein S6, which codes for MRNYETLFILNPSLDEEATKAAIEKFKGVIEKEGGVVENVDEWGRRKLAYPINKVNEGYYTLINFKANPELPRELERVFRITDGVMRFMVVNPEK
- a CDS encoding single-stranded DNA-binding protein; this translates as MNRVVLVGRLTKDPELRFTPGAGKAVATFTLAVNRRFKSQGQPEADFLPIVVWGKQAENTANYVGKGSQVGVSGSIHTRSYEAKDGTRRYVTEVVADEVQFLDSRSAVSRTEPRSTGMNENDSSNGGDIFDQGYDEEITPIDDGDIPF
- a CDS encoding DUF951 domain-containing protein, whose amino-acid sequence is MVKEFFLGDIVEMKKQHPCGSKEWEVIRVGADIKIKCTGCDRIVMLPRSKFEKMVKKIVKQNRAENVE
- a CDS encoding LysE family translocator, giving the protein MCSILCILKSILYGYIMGILISIPLGPSAIESINRSISKGFKEGFLVSLGAISADISYLIIVNCGLFSLLKLNKNAESFFWIISGIAMILIGLNSTKEKNYCDASKKSYSFFAGYIITFLNPMTPALWIALSTTVINNWHSKGILICTLSIISMILGMISWFVLLNVLALKGLKLAKPTRSKKITIVIKYSILILGIGFLIFGIYKIISL